The Agrobacterium larrymoorei sequence TGGACCGCCCGGGCGTTGGCGCCAATCTGCAGGACCATATGGAATTCTACTTCCAGCAGGTCTCGACCAAGCCCGTATCGCTCTATTCATGGCTTCCTTGGTTCTGGCAGGGCGTGGCGGGTGCGCAGTGGCTGATGACCAAGGGCGGGCTTGGTGCCTCCAACCAGTTCGAGGCCTGCGCCTTCCTGCGCTCCGCACCAGGATTGAAGCAGCCGGATATCCAGTTTCATTTCCTCCCCGTCGCCATTTCCTACGACGGCAAGGCCGCCGCCAAGAGCCATGGCTTCCAGGTGCATGTCGGCTACAACCTGTCGAAATCCCGCGGCGACGTTAAGCTTCGATCGTCCGATCCGAAGGACGACCCGGTGATCCGCTTCAACTATATGAGCCACGCAGAAGACTGGGAGAAATTCCGCCATTGCGTGCGCCTCACGCGCGAGATTTTCGGCCAGAAAGCCTTCGACGAGTTCCGCGGTCCTGAAATCCAGCCGGGCGAAAATGTTCAGTCCGATGCGGAGATCGACGCCTTCCTGCGTGAGCATCTGGAAAGCGCCTACCACCCCTGCGGCACCTGCCGGATGGGCGCCAAGGACGATCCTCTGGCCGTTGTCGATCCGGAATGCCGCGTCATTGGGGTCGATGGCCTGCGCGTGGCGGATAGTTCGATCTTCCCGCATGTGACCTATGGCAATCTCAACGCACCGTCGATCATGACAGGAGAAAAAGCGGCCGATCATATTCTTGGCCGACAGCCCTTGCCGCGCTCCAATCAGGAGCCTTGGGTCAATCCGCGTGCAGCGGTCAGCGATCGCTAGGGCGGCGCGCGTCCTTTTGGACGCACTAAGGACATCTGTCTCTCTGAAACTACGCATCGTGCTTTTCCAAAAATCGACCCCGATTTTCGGAAAAGCACGATGTTGTAGGTGTCAATGATAGTCATCTTCGCGCTGGTGGCGAACAGCGGCTATCGTGACGGTTTCGGGACCGTCGATGCGAAAGAGAACCACATAACCAGATGAGCCGAAAGGAACGAGCAGCTCGCGCATGGTACTCGTTCCTCCTGCCGCACGGCGGCAGCTGAATGGAAAATCGACCAATATACCCAGTCCGGCTCGTATTGCCTTTAAGGCTCTTTCGGCAGTCTCGATGTCGTAGTCGATGAGGTAATCGTAAATGCGGTCAAAGTCTTCTAGCGCTTCGGCGGTGTAACGGAGTGCATAGGTCATTTTTGCTTGGACGCTTTTGCCACCTTAGCCGCCTCAAGTTTCTGCTGCATCGAAGATAACACGTCATCGGTCGTGTAATACAGGCCTGTGCGTTCGGCCTGCTCCAGAGACGCCAGCCCCCTGGCGATGAATTCAGCCTGCGATTTGCGGATTTCCACCTGCTTGCGCACGGCCTCTTCGATAAAGCCGGACAGCGTTTCACCCTCTCTTAGAACGCTTTCTGCTTTTTCTCTAAATTCCGGCTCGACCCGAAGGGGTGGCAAGGTCGCGGTTTTCATCGGATTGCCTCCTGCATTGCAATTGCGATACGTAGATTTGCACCTTTGCGCGGCATTTGTCAAAGACATGGTTGCAATCGAAGCGCCCTGGTCCGATAAGAAATCTTGCTATTTGAATTGCAGAAACACGCCATGCCCGCCACGTACAAAAAAATGAAGATGGTCCGCCGCTCTCGCGTCATGTGGGGATCTTGGCGTATCTGGAAGCCCAGAGCCGTCTTCTGGCTCGGTGCCATCGCGGTAGGGCTGATCAGTGTTGCCTTCGCCAAGGCTGCGGACTGGGCGCAGCACGTTTTTGCCGCCACGACATCGTCTGGCGAATGGGCATACCTTCTGCCCCTCATTATCACGCCACTCGGCTTCGTCATCTGCGCCTGGTTGGCAATGGTGGTGTTTCCCAATTCCGGCGGAAGTGGCATTCCGCAAGCCATCGCCGCGCGTCATTTTCACGATGATGCGGACCGTTCGAGACTTTTGTCGATCAAGCTTGCCGTTGGCAAGATCGTGCTGACCGTCGTCGGCCTGATGTCCGGCGCATCCATTGGGCGCGAGGGGCCAACGGTGCAGGTCGGTGCCTCGATCATGCTTCTGGCAGCGCGGGTGGGCGGCATGGCGCAGGCGAGTGGGCTGATCCTTGCCGGATCGGCCGCGGGGATTGCTGCGGCCTTCAATACGCCACTCGCCGGCATCGTCTTTGCCATTGAGGAGATGAGCCGCTCCTATCAGTCCCGCGCCAACGGCCTCGTGCTGACGGCTGTCATCCTTTCCGGTCTCGCCTCTCTCGGACTTGTTGGCAGCTACACCTATTTCGGCACCAGCACAGTGGTGATGCAGACGGGGAAGGACTGGAGTCTTGTCCTGCTTTGTGGCATCGGTGGCGGCTTCCTCGGCGCCATCTTTAGCGCTGGCGCTCTGCGCGCCTCACAACGCATTCGTCGCTGGGCACATACGGTTCCGCTCAAGCGCATGCTGATTGTCGCAGCGGTCTGCGGCATGGCTTCAGCCGTCATAGGCATCGTGAGCGGTGGCGCGACCTTCGGGACAGGCTATGAGCAGGCGCGGGCGGCGGTAGAGGGTGAAGCTGCACCGATGCTGTTCTTTGCCGAAAAGCTGATGACGACATTTCTCGCCATGCTGTCGGGCATTCCTGGCGGCATATTCGCGCCTTCGCTCTCCGTCGGTGCGGGCTTCGGCAGTACGGTGTCCTCCCTTCTGGGCACCAGCATCGCGCTTGGCGCTATCCTTGGCATGGCGGGCTATTTCGCCGGTGTCGTTCAGGCGCCGATGACGGCTTTTGTCATTATTCTGGAAATGACCGGCAATCATGATGGAGTCATCGCCATCATGGCCGCGTCGATGCTGGGCTACCTGACCTCGCGGATGATTTCACCCGAGCCCCTCTACCATGGCCTGTCTCGCGTGTTCATTGCGCAGGGGATCAGGGCAAGGCGCGCGAGCGAAGCCGAGCATCATGAACGTGACGCTCACGCAGATTCCGGCTTGCGCTCCGGTGCCGGATCGAATGAGTTGACGCCGAAGTAACCGAGCCCTGGGATCTTGATGCCAGGGTTTTGAATATCGATGCCGGCGACGAGACCGAGGAAATTGATCTCGAAGCCGCTACGCACGCCGGCGGACAGTCCGAACAGCCCACCCAGCGAAACGCTGACATCCTTCCAATCGTCGGCAATATGGAAAAACGCGCCATTCGGCAGGTAGTCACGGCCGACAGCGTCCGGCGGCAGCACCGCGCCGAGTTCCGGCACGCTACGCAGCACATGGGCGATGAACGTATTGGAATTGGGGCCGGGGTAAATCCGGTAGCCCCCAGCCTTGGCGTAAGGGTAGTCGGCAATGACCTGCTGGATTTTCGGGATCAGCCTTTCGGCTTTCTCACCGTGCAATTCCAGAACCTTACGCGGCATATTGGAATACCAGTAGGCATCCGGCGCGTAGGCATTGCGGCGAATGGGCGAGCCCCAGCCGACCTTGTCGTAACGCTCATAGCTTGAAGCACCTTCCGGCTTCATCACGATCCAGGCATGGCTGGCAATCGACCCTTTGAAACCGCCGGTCATGGCCGAGTAGACATAGATCGCTGCGGGTTTGTCCACGGCTGCTTCGGGCAGAATGCCTGCGGAAGACCACCGTGCATTGCGGTAGCCGGTCGGATGTTCCTTCATTGCCCAGAGACCCGCGGAGGCGAGGGCAGGCAAGAGATAGACGAGAAAGACGACGGCCAGAAACCGCTTGGCAAATTTCAATGGAGTGCCCCGTGCATGATGCGACCAATAGGGTTAGATAGGGATCGCATTTCGAACTTTTTGAGGCCAGCACCATGCACAACCCCGTTACCGTTGAAGTCACCCGCGGCAACCTCGTTGAGAGCCGTCACCGAGGCATGGCCGTTGTGGTGGACGGCGATGGCAAGGTTGTCTTCTCGGCAGGCGATGTAGAAAGCGCAGTCTTCCCCCGTTCCGCCTGCAAGGCCATGCAGGCGTTGTTCATGGTGGAAAGCGGGGCTGCGGACGCCTACGGTTTCGGCAACCGAGAGCTTGCGCTTTCCTGTGCATCCCATTCTGGTGAAGAAGCGCATGTGGAACTGGCGGCGTCTATGCTGGCACGCGCGGGGCATGATCTCAGCGCGCTGGAATGCGGCGCGCACTGGTCGATGGATCAGAAAGCACTCATCGGGCAGGCGCGGAGCATGGAGAAGCCGACAGCGCTGCACAACAACTGTTCCGGCAAACATTCCGGTTTCATCTGTGCCTGTAGCCATAACGGTATCGAGACGAGAGGTTATGTCAATGCCGGGCACCAATTGCAGCGCGAAATCCGCGCCACGATGGAAAGCCTGACGGGTGTCGCGATTGCCGAAGACAGTTGCGGTATCGATGGATGCTCCATCCCGGCCTATGCCGTGCCGTTAAAATCGCTGGCGCAGGGCTTTGCCAAGATGGCGACCGGAAAAGGGCTTGAGCCGGCTCGCGCTCAGGCGTCACGCCGCTTGATTGAAGCCTGCATGGCCGAACCCTTTTACGTTGCCGGCACTGGCCGTACCTGCACCAAGCTGATGGAAATCGCCCCAGGCAGAATTTTTGCCAAGACTGGTGCCGAAGGGGTCTTTGTCGGCATTCTGCCGGAGAAGGGATTGGCAATCGCGGTGAAATGCGAAGATGGCACGACCCGCGCCGCAGAGGCAATGATTGCCGCTCTGTTAGCGCGTCACTTCGAAAAGAACAGCGTGGAAGAGCGCGCGCTCGACGCGATAGCGAACCGCTCCATGAAAAACTGGAACGGTATCCCCGTCGGCGACATCCGCGTGACCTCGGTCTTGTCCTGAACCCTTAAGCCGGTTCGGCCGCTCTCGCATCCCACATTTCCTTGAAGGCCGGGCGGGACTGGCAACGTTCCAACCAAGCCTTGACGGCAGGGTGTGCGTCGAACAGCGGCGCGTGCGCCTGCGCGTAGCGAACGACTTCAGCGGCGTTCAGATCGGCAACGGTAAAGCGGTTGCCCACCAGATACTCCTTGTTCGCCAAGTGCTGCTCGAGCACGCGGAAGGGGCGGCGCAACATGCGCGCTGCCACTTCGATCACGGCTTTGCCGGTATCGCTGTCGGCCAATCCTTCGGCGAAGGTCGAGGAAATCTTCAGAGCGTTTGTCTCGATTTCCGTGGCGGCAAAAAAAGACCACTGCATCATATGGGCATCTTCCGCGGCATCTTTCGGCGCGACGGATGTGCCGTATTTGCGCGCCAGATAAAGGTTGATCGCCATGGATTCGTAAAGGACCATGCCGTCATCGTCGATGCAGGGGATAGTGCCCATCGGGTTGATGGCTAGATAGGAAGGCGTCAGCGTGTTGATTGGCGCATCGGCCGCCACAGGATCGGCCAGACGCCGGGCCTGGATGACCGGCACATGTTCGAACGCGATATCCAATTCCCGTGCAAGCCATAATGTACGCGTGGCCCGGGAACGATAGACGCCGTAAATAGTCAGCATTGCAAGCATCTCCGATTTGCCAGATGAAACCAAAGCATGTCGCACAAAAGTGGGCAGGGGTTTTGCCATAACGACATGCGATAAAACAAAGACCTAAAGCATAAGGAGCGAATCTGAAAGATCGCGGCGCGCTTTAGGGTCATTCCTTCGAAGCCTGCGCCTTTGTTGCGTTCTGAGATGGCCGATGCGGACAAGGCTCCGCGAGACCCAGTCCCGATAACGGAAAACAAGTAGCGCGGTAATGTCTTGGTAGTAATAGTATCATGAAAAAGACGTGTCATCGGCGCCAGGGCGTAGCAATGGGGTTTGTTAATTCAGTATAAGCAACTTCTCTGTAGCTTAAGCCTGTTGCTATCCGGCGAGGCTGCATTGAAGTTCGATCAAGCAGCAGCACCGGGCTTAAGATTTTTCATGGAGCCTTTAGAAATGCGTGAGCAAAACGGTCCGACCCCGTCAAGATCACAAGCGC is a genomic window containing:
- a CDS encoding type II toxin-antitoxin system RelE/ParE family toxin — protein: MTYALRYTAEALEDFDRIYDYLIDYDIETAERALKAIRAGLGILVDFPFSCRRAAGGTSTMRELLVPFGSSGYVVLFRIDGPETVTIAAVRHQREDDYH
- a CDS encoding YlcI/YnfO family protein, which encodes MKTATLPPLRVEPEFREKAESVLREGETLSGFIEEAVRKQVEIRKSQAEFIARGLASLEQAERTGLYYTTDDVLSSMQQKLEAAKVAKASKQK
- a CDS encoding chloride channel protein, which translates into the protein MPATYKKMKMVRRSRVMWGSWRIWKPRAVFWLGAIAVGLISVAFAKAADWAQHVFAATTSSGEWAYLLPLIITPLGFVICAWLAMVVFPNSGGSGIPQAIAARHFHDDADRSRLLSIKLAVGKIVLTVVGLMSGASIGREGPTVQVGASIMLLAARVGGMAQASGLILAGSAAGIAAAFNTPLAGIVFAIEEMSRSYQSRANGLVLTAVILSGLASLGLVGSYTYFGTSTVVMQTGKDWSLVLLCGIGGGFLGAIFSAGALRASQRIRRWAHTVPLKRMLIVAAVCGMASAVIGIVSGGATFGTGYEQARAAVEGEAAPMLFFAEKLMTTFLAMLSGIPGGIFAPSLSVGAGFGSTVSSLLGTSIALGAILGMAGYFAGVVQAPMTAFVIILEMTGNHDGVIAIMAASMLGYLTSRMISPEPLYHGLSRVFIAQGIRARRASEAEHHERDAHADSGLRSGAGSNELTPK
- a CDS encoding DUF3750 domain-containing protein; the encoded protein is MKFAKRFLAVVFLVYLLPALASAGLWAMKEHPTGYRNARWSSAGILPEAAVDKPAAIYVYSAMTGGFKGSIASHAWIVMKPEGASSYERYDKVGWGSPIRRNAYAPDAYWYSNMPRKVLELHGEKAERLIPKIQQVIADYPYAKAGGYRIYPGPNSNTFIAHVLRSVPELGAVLPPDAVGRDYLPNGAFFHIADDWKDVSVSLGGLFGLSAGVRSGFEINFLGLVAGIDIQNPGIKIPGLGYFGVNSFDPAPERKPESA
- a CDS encoding asparaginase, giving the protein MHNPVTVEVTRGNLVESRHRGMAVVVDGDGKVVFSAGDVESAVFPRSACKAMQALFMVESGAADAYGFGNRELALSCASHSGEEAHVELAASMLARAGHDLSALECGAHWSMDQKALIGQARSMEKPTALHNNCSGKHSGFICACSHNGIETRGYVNAGHQLQREIRATMESLTGVAIAEDSCGIDGCSIPAYAVPLKSLAQGFAKMATGKGLEPARAQASRRLIEACMAEPFYVAGTGRTCTKLMEIAPGRIFAKTGAEGVFVGILPEKGLAIAVKCEDGTTRAAEAMIAALLARHFEKNSVEERALDAIANRSMKNWNGIPVGDIRVTSVLS
- a CDS encoding glutathione S-transferase family protein; this translates as MLTIYGVYRSRATRTLWLARELDIAFEHVPVIQARRLADPVAADAPINTLTPSYLAINPMGTIPCIDDDGMVLYESMAINLYLARKYGTSVAPKDAAEDAHMMQWSFFAATEIETNALKISSTFAEGLADSDTGKAVIEVAARMLRRPFRVLEQHLANKEYLVGNRFTVADLNAAEVVRYAQAHAPLFDAHPAVKAWLERCQSRPAFKEMWDARAAEPA